One Marinibacterium anthonyi genomic region harbors:
- the tsaC1_2 gene encoding 4-formylbenzenesulfonate dehydrogenase TsaC1/TsaC2, which yields MRLQNKTAIVTGGGSGFGAGIVRKFVAEGARVMVADIDADAAAEVAREVGGVAHTVDVAYGQSVRAMAGAAIRALGHVDILVNNAGITHLPTPMEDVSEEDFDRVFSVNCKSVYLTAKYLVPHMKSRSAGAILNVASTAGVSPRPRLNWYNASKGWMITATRTMAVELAPMGIRVNAVNPVAGETPLLKSFLGEDTPEMRATFLATIPIGRFSTPQDIANAACYLCSDEASMITGVAMEVDGGRCI from the coding sequence ATGCGCCTGCAGAACAAGACAGCCATCGTGACCGGAGGAGGATCCGGATTCGGGGCCGGGATCGTGCGGAAATTCGTGGCCGAGGGGGCGCGGGTGATGGTGGCCGATATCGACGCGGATGCCGCGGCCGAGGTCGCCCGCGAGGTCGGCGGCGTGGCCCATACGGTCGACGTGGCCTACGGGCAGTCGGTCAGGGCCATGGCCGGGGCGGCGATCCGGGCGTTGGGGCATGTGGACATCCTGGTCAACAATGCGGGCATCACCCATCTGCCGACGCCGATGGAAGACGTGTCGGAGGAGGATTTCGACAGGGTCTTTTCCGTCAATTGCAAGTCGGTCTACCTGACGGCCAAGTACCTGGTGCCGCACATGAAATCGCGGTCCGCAGGGGCGATCCTGAACGTGGCGTCGACCGCGGGCGTGTCGCCTCGGCCGCGGCTGAACTGGTACAATGCGTCCAAGGGCTGGATGATCACGGCGACGCGGACCATGGCGGTGGAACTGGCGCCCATGGGGATCCGGGTGAACGCGGTGAACCCGGTGGCCGGGGAAACGCCGCTGCTGAAATCCTTCCTGGGCGAGGACACGCCCGAGATGCGGGCGACGTTCCTGGCGACCATCCCCATCGGCCGCTTTTCGACGCCCCAAGACATTGCGAACGCGGCCTGCTACCTGTGTTCCGACGAAGCCAGCATGATCACCGGCGTCGCGATGGAGGTGGACGGCGGCCGCTGCATCTGA
- the mepA_3 gene encoding Penicillin-insensitive murein endopeptidase precursor: MRHLVTIALFLLTTLPLQAQPLAKQLFGAEHSPSPHLSEPFGSYSRGCLAGGRQLPETGPTWQAMRLSRNRNWGYQETVDFVEDLSRFAATQPGWAGLYIGDMSQPRGGPMLSGHRSHQIGLDADIWMLPAKTVDLTRQQRESISSVVVTTKNEAYVNDNWTQAHFEILREAAKDKRVARIFVSPGIKVQMCKQERGNRKWLRKIRSWPAHNYHFHVRLNCPRGADGCVDQDPPPSGDGCAEAQEWVNNIINPQPPKPRDPNAPKPTPRREYYLADLPQACSIVLNPK, translated from the coding sequence GAACATTCGCCCTCGCCACACCTGTCCGAACCCTTTGGATCCTATTCGCGGGGCTGTCTGGCCGGGGGCCGGCAGCTGCCGGAAACCGGGCCGACCTGGCAGGCGATGCGCCTGTCGCGCAACCGCAACTGGGGCTACCAGGAAACGGTGGACTTTGTCGAAGACCTGTCGCGCTTTGCCGCGACACAGCCGGGCTGGGCCGGGTTGTACATCGGCGACATGTCCCAGCCGCGCGGCGGCCCGATGCTGTCGGGGCACCGCAGCCACCAGATCGGGCTGGATGCCGACATCTGGATGCTGCCGGCCAAGACGGTGGACCTGACGCGGCAGCAGCGCGAAAGCATCTCGTCCGTCGTCGTGACCACGAAAAACGAAGCCTACGTGAACGACAACTGGACCCAGGCACATTTCGAGATCCTGCGCGAGGCCGCGAAGGACAAGCGCGTGGCGCGCATCTTCGTGTCGCCGGGGATCAAGGTGCAGATGTGCAAGCAGGAACGGGGCAACCGCAAATGGCTGCGCAAGATCCGGTCCTGGCCCGCGCACAACTACCATTTCCACGTCCGCCTGAACTGTCCCCGCGGCGCCGACGGCTGCGTCGACCAGGATCCGCCGCCGTCGGGCGACGGCTGTGCCGAGGCGCAGGAATGGGTGAACAACATCATCAATCCGCAACCGCCCAAGCCGCGGGACCCGAACGCGCCCAAGCCCACGCCGCGGCGCGAATATTACCTGGCCGACCTGCCCCAGGCCTGCTCCATCGTGCTGAACCCCAAGTGA
- the yaeJ gene encoding Peptidyl-tRNA hydrolase YaeJ has protein sequence MLRITDKIALEDWELTEQFVRSSGPGGQNVNKVSTAVELRFEAERSPALTPAVKSRLKRLAGRRWTLEGAIVLFCDETRSQARNREIVRDRLADLIRQSLVTPKRRIATKPTRASQRRRIDAKKQRGTVKALRGKVDDT, from the coding sequence ATGCTGCGCATCACCGACAAGATCGCCCTCGAAGACTGGGAACTGACCGAGCAATTCGTGCGCTCAAGCGGCCCGGGCGGGCAAAACGTGAACAAGGTCTCCACCGCCGTCGAACTGAGGTTCGAGGCGGAACGCTCTCCCGCGCTCACCCCCGCGGTCAAATCGCGGCTGAAACGGCTGGCCGGCCGGCGCTGGACCCTGGAAGGCGCCATCGTGCTCTTTTGCGACGAAACCCGCAGCCAGGCCCGCAACCGCGAAATCGTCCGCGACCGCCTGGCCGACCTGATCCGCCAGTCTCTGGTCACCCCGAAACGGCGCATCGCCACAAAACCCACGCGCGCCTCCCAACGCCGCCGGATCGACGCCAAGAAGCAGCGCGGCACCGTCAAGGCGCTCCGCGGCAAGGTCGACGACACCTGA
- the yhhQ gene encoding Inner membrane protein YhhQ, which produces MTRTLWPGILAMAAIVVASNILVQFLFGQWLTWGAFTYPLAFLVTDLTNRLYGAAQARKVVLAGFAVGVVCSLIGTQIVGEFGPLVTFRIALCSGLAFLAAQLTDVAVFSALRGRAWWQAPLASTLIGATLDTVIFFSVSFAAALTFLEPANDVSWANETLPLLGAGPIVPLWVSLGVADWSVKLTLALIALIPFRLIVKHLTQKSSLA; this is translated from the coding sequence ATGACACGCACTCTCTGGCCGGGCATCCTGGCCATGGCCGCCATCGTGGTGGCCTCCAACATCCTCGTTCAGTTCCTCTTCGGCCAATGGCTGACCTGGGGCGCCTTCACCTATCCGCTGGCCTTCCTGGTCACCGACCTGACCAACCGGCTGTACGGCGCCGCGCAGGCGCGCAAGGTCGTGCTGGCAGGCTTTGCCGTGGGCGTCGTCTGCTCGCTGATCGGCACGCAGATCGTGGGCGAATTCGGCCCGCTGGTCACCTTCCGCATCGCGCTCTGCTCGGGCCTGGCCTTCCTGGCCGCGCAGCTCACCGATGTCGCCGTCTTTTCCGCCCTGCGCGGCCGCGCCTGGTGGCAGGCGCCGCTGGCCTCCACCCTGATCGGCGCCACGCTGGATACGGTGATCTTCTTCTCGGTCTCCTTCGCCGCCGCGCTGACCTTCCTGGAACCGGCCAACGACGTCAGCTGGGCCAATGAAACCCTGCCGCTGCTGGGCGCCGGCCCGATCGTGCCGCTCTGGGTGTCGCTGGGGGTCGCGGACTGGTCGGTCAAGCTCACGCTGGCGCTGATCGCACTGATCCCCTTCCGCCTGATCGTGAAGCATTTGACGCAAAAGTCATCCCTGGCCTGA
- the idi gene encoding Isopentenyl-diphosphate Delta-isomerase gives MTELPLPDPMTATSVPSAAQNVAQNMTRIPAWIDDRLVPVDKLDAHLRGLRHKAVSVFVRSEGRILLQRRALGKYHTPGLWANTCCTHPYWDEAPRACALRRLREELGIEGLEPEFRERLEYRADVGGGMVEHEVVDVFVAEAGRGLTLRPDPDEVMATRWITLPQLQEAIAAEPARFTPWLRIYLERHLDGILGQG, from the coding sequence TTGACCGAGCTGCCGCTGCCTGACCCGATGACTGCCACTTCCGTTCCCAGTGCGGCCCAGAATGTGGCCCAAAACATGACCCGGATTCCGGCCTGGATCGACGACCGGCTTGTGCCGGTCGACAAGCTGGACGCCCATCTGCGCGGGCTGCGTCACAAGGCCGTGTCGGTCTTTGTGCGCAGCGAGGGGCGGATCCTGCTGCAGCGGCGCGCGCTGGGGAAGTACCATACGCCGGGGCTTTGGGCGAACACCTGCTGCACCCATCCGTATTGGGACGAGGCGCCGCGCGCCTGCGCGCTGCGCCGGTTGCGCGAGGAGCTGGGGATCGAGGGGCTGGAGCCGGAGTTTCGCGAGCGGCTGGAATATCGCGCCGACGTGGGCGGCGGCATGGTCGAACACGAGGTGGTCGATGTCTTTGTCGCCGAGGCGGGCCGGGGTCTGACGCTGCGCCCCGATCCGGACGAGGTGATGGCGACGCGATGGATCACCCTGCCCCAGCTGCAGGAGGCGATCGCGGCGGAGCCCGCGCGGTTCACGCCCTGGCTGCGGATCTACCTGGAGCGGCACCTGGACGGGATCCTGGGGCAGGGCTGA
- a CDS encoding L-aminopeptidase/D-esterase gives MIPGPRNLITDIAGLKVGNAADAALKSGATVLTADAPFAASVHVMGGAPGSRETDLLAPDKSVAAVDALVLSGGSAYGLDACSGVMAGLRAAGRGYRVGPAVIPLVPGAILFDLLNGGDKDWADNPYPALGRAAYETASPDFAIGTEGAGTGALTAMVKGGLGSASLVVDAGITVGALVAANPMGAVTTPGDRHFWAAPFEIDGEFGGLGPDPAAGLGRVLDSRKVRAFSAQAGERANTTIAIVGTDAALSKAQCKRLAMAAHDGIGRATVPAHAPGDGDLVFALSTGAREVAGIDRALGLICHAAALCLSRAIARAVFHARPMPGDLLPCWSDLNG, from the coding sequence ATGATCCCCGGACCCAGGAACCTGATCACCGATATCGCCGGGCTGAAGGTCGGCAACGCCGCCGACGCGGCCCTGAAATCCGGCGCCACGGTGCTGACCGCCGATGCGCCCTTTGCCGCGTCGGTCCATGTCATGGGCGGCGCGCCGGGCAGCCGGGAAACCGACCTGCTGGCGCCCGACAAATCGGTCGCCGCGGTGGATGCGCTGGTGCTGTCGGGCGGGTCGGCCTATGGGCTGGACGCCTGTTCGGGGGTCATGGCGGGGCTGCGCGCCGCCGGGCGGGGATACCGGGTGGGGCCGGCGGTGATTCCGCTGGTGCCGGGCGCGATCCTCTTCGACCTGCTGAACGGGGGCGACAAGGATTGGGCCGACAACCCCTATCCGGCGCTTGGGCGCGCCGCGTATGAGACCGCATCGCCCGATTTCGCCATCGGCACCGAAGGCGCGGGGACCGGGGCGCTGACGGCGATGGTCAAGGGCGGGCTGGGCTCGGCGTCGCTGGTGGTCGACGCAGGGATCACCGTGGGCGCGTTGGTGGCCGCGAACCCGATGGGCGCCGTCACCACGCCGGGCGACCGCCATTTCTGGGCCGCGCCCTTCGAGATCGACGGCGAATTCGGCGGGCTGGGGCCGGACCCGGCGGCCGGGCTGGGCCGGGTGCTGGACAGCCGCAAGGTGCGCGCCTTTTCCGCCCAGGCGGGGGAGCGGGCCAACACCACGATCGCCATCGTCGGCACCGACGCGGCGCTGAGCAAGGCCCAGTGCAAGCGGCTGGCCATGGCCGCCCACGACGGAATCGGCCGGGCCACGGTGCCCGCCCATGCGCCGGGCGACGGCGACCTGGTCTTTGCCCTGTCGACCGGGGCGCGGGAGGTCGCGGGCATCGACCGGGCGCTGGGGCTGATCTGTCACGCCGCGGCGCTGTGCCTGAGCCGGGCGATTGCGCGCGCGGTGTTTCACGCGCGGCCCATGCCGGGCGACCTGCTGCCGTGCTGGTCCGACCTGAACGGCTAG
- the glpK gene encoding Glycerol kinase, with protein sequence MSHILSIDQGTTSTRSIIFDDKMRAVASAQQEFPQYYPASGQVEHDPEEIWDSVVGTMRAALDKAGLSAADIAGIGITNQRETTLVWEKDTGKALGRAIVWQDRRTSPMCAELREDGYEDLVASTTGLLLDPYFSATKLAWILNTHKSSRERAARGELLFGTIDSYLIWRLTGGKRHVTDATNAARTALYDIGAGEWSPDLCAVFGVPVEMLPKVLDCADDFGVTDVLGGQVRILGVAGDQQAATLGQACFEPGMLKATYGTGCFALMNTGESRVTSDHRLLTTIAYRLDGQVTYALEGSIFIAGAVVQWLRDALQIIDTASDSGPLAEQADAEQGVTLVPAFTGLGAPYWAPDCRGAVFGLTRGSGRAEFARAALESVAFQTRDLWEAMRADGAGAEDTVLRVDGGMVASDWTMQRLSDVLGAPVDRPVMAETTALGAAWLAGMRAGIYPDAKGFAEMWKLDRRFEPESSEAARTADYDRWKRAVKAAMAF encoded by the coding sequence ATGAGCCATATCCTGTCGATCGACCAGGGCACCACGTCGACCCGATCGATCATCTTCGACGACAAGATGCGCGCGGTGGCCAGCGCCCAGCAGGAATTTCCGCAGTATTACCCGGCCTCCGGCCAGGTGGAACACGACCCCGAGGAGATCTGGGACAGCGTGGTCGGGACCATGCGCGCGGCGTTGGACAAGGCCGGGCTGAGTGCGGCGGACATCGCCGGGATCGGCATCACCAACCAGCGGGAAACCACGCTGGTCTGGGAAAAGGACACCGGCAAGGCGCTGGGACGGGCGATCGTGTGGCAGGACAGGCGCACCAGCCCGATGTGCGCCGAACTGCGCGAGGACGGGTACGAAGATCTGGTGGCCTCGACCACCGGGCTGTTGCTGGATCCGTATTTCTCGGCCACGAAACTGGCGTGGATCCTGAACACCCACAAGAGCAGCCGGGAACGCGCGGCGCGGGGCGAATTGCTGTTCGGGACGATCGACAGCTATCTGATCTGGCGGCTGACGGGCGGCAAGAGGCACGTGACCGATGCCACCAATGCCGCGCGCACGGCGCTGTATGACATCGGCGCCGGGGAATGGAGCCCGGATCTGTGCGCGGTCTTCGGCGTGCCGGTCGAGATGCTGCCCAAGGTGCTGGATTGCGCCGACGATTTCGGCGTGACGGATGTGCTGGGCGGGCAGGTCAGGATCCTGGGCGTGGCGGGCGACCAGCAGGCGGCGACGCTGGGGCAGGCGTGTTTCGAACCGGGGATGTTGAAGGCGACCTATGGCACCGGGTGTTTCGCGCTGATGAACACCGGGGAAAGCCGGGTGACGTCGGACCACCGGCTGCTGACGACGATCGCCTACCGGCTGGACGGGCAGGTGACCTATGCGCTGGAAGGGTCGATCTTTATCGCCGGCGCGGTGGTGCAATGGCTGCGCGATGCGCTGCAGATCATCGATACGGCGTCCGACAGCGGGCCGCTGGCGGAACAGGCGGATGCGGAACAGGGGGTGACGCTGGTGCCGGCGTTCACCGGGCTGGGCGCGCCCTATTGGGCGCCCGATTGCCGGGGCGCGGTGTTCGGGCTGACGCGCGGGTCGGGGCGGGCGGAATTCGCGCGGGCGGCGCTGGAAAGCGTGGCGTTCCAGACCCGCGACCTGTGGGAAGCGATGCGCGCCGATGGGGCCGGGGCCGAGGATACGGTGCTGCGGGTCGATGGCGGCATGGTGGCTTCCGACTGGACGATGCAGCGGCTGTCGGACGTGCTGGGCGCGCCGGTGGACCGGCCGGTGATGGCGGAAACCACGGCCCTGGGCGCGGCCTGGCTGGCGGGAATGCGGGCCGGGATCTACCCGGATGCCAAGGGCTTTGCCGAGATGTGGAAGCTGGACCGGCGGTTCGAGCCGGAATCGAGCGAGGCCGCGCGCACGGCGGATTACGACCGCTGGAAACGGGCGGTGAAGGCGGCGATGGCGTTCTGA
- a CDS encoding Cytochrome c551, which translates to MHRIVATLIAGLLAAPVVAAETGDAGKGEKDFRKCKACHAIIADDGTEIVKGGKTGPNLYGVAGRAVGSTDFNYDAELVKLGEDGVVWDFDNFTAWVEDPSAWLKDKTGDSGAKSKMAFKLKKGGDDIFAYLQSVAE; encoded by the coding sequence ATGCATCGGATCGTTGCAACCTTGATCGCAGGCCTTCTGGCCGCCCCGGTCGTGGCAGCCGAAACCGGCGATGCCGGCAAGGGCGAAAAAGACTTCCGCAAGTGCAAGGCCTGCCATGCGATCATTGCCGATGACGGCACCGAGATCGTCAAGGGCGGCAAGACCGGCCCGAACCTGTACGGCGTGGCCGGACGCGCCGTGGGATCGACCGATTTCAACTATGACGCGGAACTGGTGAAACTGGGTGAAGACGGCGTCGTCTGGGATTTCGACAACTTCACCGCCTGGGTCGAAGACCCCAGCGCCTGGCTGAAGGACAAGACCGGCGACAGCGGCGCCAAGTCCAAGATGGCGTTCAAGCTGAAGAAGGGCGGGGACGACATCTTTGCCTACCTGCAAAGCGTCGCCGAATAA